Proteins encoded together in one Pseudomonas arsenicoxydans window:
- a CDS encoding capsule biosynthesis GfcC family protein, with translation MKLSKVLCTCLLWVAGGTSQAAVSVDGDVGHPGPVDLQPGGRALDVMRLARPNPEGYWLAAAWLRRSLLEEQTRLKAGVLFDLKVLQRTALLFDRPSRAALALQMYEHVSRLPVTGRQVAVLDPVAVEVGFARNFRLDDGDSLIYPMRSNVVEVLGAVAEPCELAYRPMQEARDYLQACSPLSGDAEADYLWIIQPDGITRRVGIAPWNRESGQVPAAGSKILVPVKNDDLNPPIPELNQQLAEFLATQLAEVVP, from the coding sequence TTGAAGCTTTCAAAGGTGTTATGCACGTGTCTGTTGTGGGTCGCGGGAGGCACGAGTCAGGCGGCGGTCAGCGTCGATGGCGACGTCGGCCATCCGGGGCCGGTCGACCTGCAACCCGGTGGCCGCGCGCTGGATGTGATGCGCTTGGCGCGGCCCAATCCTGAAGGCTACTGGCTGGCGGCGGCCTGGCTGCGACGGTCGCTGCTCGAAGAGCAGACCCGGCTCAAAGCCGGCGTCTTGTTCGATTTGAAAGTGCTGCAGCGCACAGCGTTGCTCTTTGATCGCCCCAGCCGCGCGGCACTGGCGCTGCAGATGTACGAGCACGTCAGTCGCTTGCCGGTGACCGGGCGTCAGGTGGCCGTGCTGGACCCGGTCGCGGTCGAGGTTGGGTTCGCGCGCAACTTTCGCCTCGATGACGGCGACAGCCTGATCTACCCGATGCGTTCGAATGTGGTTGAAGTGTTGGGCGCGGTCGCCGAACCGTGCGAGCTCGCGTATCGCCCGATGCAAGAGGCTCGTGATTACTTGCAAGCGTGTTCTCCGCTGAGCGGCGACGCCGAAGCCGATTACCTGTGGATCATTCAGCCCGATGGCATCACCCGACGGGTCGGCATCGCGCCGTGGAATCGCGAAAGCGGTCAGGTGCCTGCCGCGGGCAGCAAGATCCTGGTCCCCGTCAAAAACGATGATCTTAATCCGCCTATACCTGAACTGAATCAGCAGTTGGCCGAATTTCTTGCCACGCAACTGGCTGAGGTGGTTCCTTGA
- a CDS encoding acyltransferase family protein, translating to MQSKKKSLEIETLRGLACLLLVLYHVIGPLGGGLKIDLGSPFRVLADSMVYVRMPLFTFISGYIYSIYKIRGNDFSAYCTGKVRRLIVPLFFVGVPFSVLQAVAPGVNKDVGLIQALLSFYVPVNHFWFLQAVFIIFMFVGFLQWRGLLQTTTRLYLLFLFSAVAFLLPPFAVDAFGINGAFYLLPFFVTGMICHEKVAVIKQSLKVIGPVVFVLISIALLYIAAVDRELIVDRRSLVGLLVGCASCVALLSSDMRSKALIWLGGYSYAIFLFHVLFAASSRFAFGRLGITDDSILVIGGVLCGLLGPVLLSNVFSRFALTSMLFLGERATGKKTPTPELKVSQS from the coding sequence ATGCAAAGCAAGAAGAAGTCGTTGGAAATAGAAACCCTCAGAGGCCTGGCGTGTTTGCTGTTGGTGCTCTATCACGTGATCGGGCCGTTGGGCGGCGGATTGAAAATAGATTTGGGGTCGCCGTTTCGAGTGCTGGCTGACTCGATGGTGTACGTCCGGATGCCGCTGTTTACCTTCATATCGGGCTACATCTATTCCATCTACAAAATCAGAGGCAATGATTTTTCCGCTTACTGCACAGGCAAGGTGAGACGGTTGATCGTGCCGTTGTTTTTTGTCGGTGTTCCATTTTCGGTGTTGCAGGCTGTCGCGCCGGGTGTGAACAAGGACGTCGGTTTAATCCAGGCCTTGTTGTCGTTTTATGTGCCGGTTAACCATTTTTGGTTTTTGCAGGCGGTGTTCATCATTTTCATGTTTGTCGGTTTTCTTCAGTGGCGTGGGCTGTTGCAGACGACGACGCGGCTGTACCTGTTGTTCCTGTTTTCAGCGGTGGCGTTCTTGTTGCCGCCCTTTGCGGTCGATGCGTTTGGCATTAATGGCGCGTTCTATTTGCTGCCGTTTTTCGTCACGGGGATGATCTGCCACGAAAAGGTCGCGGTGATAAAGCAATCGCTCAAAGTGATCGGGCCGGTGGTGTTTGTGTTGATCTCCATCGCATTGCTCTACATTGCTGCGGTGGACCGCGAACTGATCGTCGATCGCAGAAGCCTTGTCGGATTACTTGTCGGCTGTGCGTCCTGCGTGGCGCTGCTGTCGAGTGACATGCGTTCAAAAGCACTGATCTGGCTGGGCGGATACTCTTACGCGATCTTCCTGTTTCACGTGTTGTTTGCGGCCAGTTCACGGTTCGCGTTCGGTCGTCTGGGCATTACGGACGACAGCATCCTGGTCATCGGCGGAGTGCTCTGCGGACTGTTGGGGCCGGTACTGTTGTCGAATGTGTTCAGTCGTTTCGCCCTGACGTCCATGCTGTTTCTGGGTGAACGCGCGACCGGTAAAAAGACGCCAACACCCGAGTTGAAAGTGTCTCAATCCTGA
- a CDS encoding polysaccharide biosynthesis/export family protein, with translation MIRSVPFLMLASIALQGCMFSPGQHLSTSEITREGASESSRVELIPITPKLIAMDRATQKHESLPAELLTPPEEYRIGNNDVLYITVWDHPELTAPSGAQQQIDANGRLVRSDGTLYYPYIKEVQAAGKTVQQLRSDIAEKLSTFISDPQVDVAVLRFASQKVVVSGAVLKAGPQAISTNALNVVEALGSAGIDPVNADLSGLLLTRNGRVYPLNLDAINQQDAELQKVYLKGGDQLYLPYNDSKKIYVMGEVNQPRALTFRTRTMNLSDVIGSVGGLNQTTSNGNAVYVIRGVENLDVEPAKIYQLQAESPSAMALATHFDVRPQDIVYVGPANVTRWNRFISQLVPSASILGMGAAAQNNLSEANSR, from the coding sequence ATGATTCGTAGTGTTCCATTTTTAATGCTGGCAAGTATTGCTTTGCAAGGTTGTATGTTTTCTCCGGGTCAACATCTGAGTACCAGCGAGATTACGCGTGAAGGTGCCAGCGAAAGCAGTCGGGTCGAGCTTATTCCGATTACTCCCAAGCTCATCGCCATGGACAGGGCCACGCAGAAACATGAGTCACTGCCCGCAGAATTGTTGACCCCGCCCGAGGAGTACCGCATCGGTAACAACGATGTCTTGTACATCACGGTATGGGATCACCCGGAACTGACCGCCCCCTCGGGGGCGCAACAGCAAATCGATGCCAACGGCCGCCTGGTTCGTTCCGACGGCACGCTCTATTACCCCTACATCAAAGAAGTCCAGGCCGCCGGCAAGACCGTCCAGCAACTGCGATCCGATATCGCCGAGAAGTTGTCGACTTTCATCTCGGACCCGCAAGTGGATGTCGCTGTGCTGCGCTTTGCCAGTCAGAAAGTAGTGGTCTCGGGCGCCGTATTGAAAGCCGGTCCGCAAGCGATTTCCACCAATGCGCTCAATGTGGTCGAAGCCTTGGGTTCGGCCGGCATCGACCCGGTGAATGCCGACTTGTCCGGATTGCTGTTGACGCGCAACGGGCGGGTGTACCCGCTGAATCTCGATGCGATCAATCAACAGGATGCCGAGCTGCAAAAGGTCTACCTCAAGGGCGGCGACCAGTTGTACCTGCCGTACAACGACAGCAAAAAGATTTACGTGATGGGCGAGGTCAATCAGCCGCGCGCGTTGACCTTCAGGACCCGCACCATGAACCTGTCTGACGTCATCGGCTCGGTCGGTGGCCTGAACCAGACCACGTCGAACGGCAACGCCGTATACGTCATCCGGGGTGTGGAAAACCTTGATGTAGAACCTGCAAAAATCTATCAGTTGCAAGCTGAGTCGCCGTCCGCCATGGCGCTCGCCACTCACTTCGATGTTCGCCCGCAAGACATTGTCTACGTGGGCCCTGCCAACGTCACCCGCTGGAACCGCTTCATCAGTCAGTTGGTGCCATCCGCCTCGATTCTCGGTATGGGCGCAGCGGCACAAAACAATTTAAGTGAAGCCAACAGCAGATAA
- a CDS encoding mannose-1-phosphate guanylyltransferase, whose product MTTAKRSADIEPKASNFAVMAWLGTSLLVERIGVFPSSGDLLRPVKELLPLLAHLKSLYVHQALDIEEHNGLKMIFNDWRFRVRPHDSDPVVVITIETRCDADLMPLKTAELLGHLEHFER is encoded by the coding sequence ATGACCACCGCAAAACGCTCGGCAGACATCGAACCGAAGGCGAGCAACTTCGCAGTGATGGCCTGGCTGGGCACCAGCCTGCTGGTGGAGCGTATCGGGGTGTTTCCCTCGTCGGGCGATCTCCTTCGCCCGGTCAAGGAGTTGCTTCCCCTGCTCGCTCACCTGAAGAGCCTGTACGTTCACCAGGCGCTGGATATCGAGGAGCACAACGGACTTAAAATGATATTCAACGACTGGCGATTCCGGGTTCGCCCCCACGACAGCGACCCGGTTGTCGTGATCACGATTGAAACACGCTGCGATGCGGATCTGATGCCGTTGAAAACCGCAGAGCTGCTGGGTCATCTGGAGCATTTTGAGCGGTGA
- the galU gene encoding UTP--glucose-1-phosphate uridylyltransferase GalU yields MIRKCLFPAAGYGTRFLPATKAMPKEMLPIVNKPLIQYAVEEARDAGLQHMAIVTGRGKRALEDHFDISYELEHQIRGTEKEKFLAGTRELIETCTFAYTRQVEMKGLGHAILSGRPLIGDEPFAVVLADDLCLNLQGDGVLAQMIKLYKKFRCSIVAIQEVPRDQTHKYGVIAGELISEGIYRVNSMVEKPAPEDAPSNLAIIGRYILTPDIFDLIADTQPGKGGEIQITDALMKQAQNGCVLAYKFEGLRFDCGGAEGYIDATNFCYEQLYLNGL; encoded by the coding sequence ATGATTCGTAAATGCTTGTTCCCCGCCGCTGGCTATGGCACGCGCTTCTTGCCTGCTACCAAAGCAATGCCAAAGGAAATGCTGCCGATCGTCAACAAGCCTTTAATTCAATACGCCGTTGAAGAAGCTCGAGATGCCGGCTTGCAGCACATGGCAATTGTGACTGGCCGGGGCAAACGTGCACTGGAAGACCATTTCGATATCAGCTATGAACTGGAACACCAGATTCGCGGCACCGAAAAAGAGAAGTTTCTGGCCGGCACCCGCGAGTTGATTGAAACCTGCACTTTCGCCTACACCCGCCAGGTCGAAATGAAAGGCCTGGGCCACGCGATTCTCAGCGGGCGCCCCTTGATCGGCGATGAACCATTTGCCGTCGTGCTGGCCGATGACTTGTGCCTGAACCTGCAAGGCGACGGCGTCCTGGCGCAGATGATCAAGCTCTACAAAAAATTCCGCTGCTCGATCGTGGCCATTCAAGAAGTCCCCCGTGATCAGACGCACAAGTACGGCGTCATTGCCGGCGAACTGATTTCCGAAGGGATCTACCGGGTCAACAGCATGGTCGAGAAGCCGGCCCCTGAGGATGCGCCGTCCAACCTGGCAATCATCGGCCGCTACATTCTGACCCCGGACATCTTCGACCTGATCGCCGACACGCAACCGGGCAAGGGTGGCGAAATCCAGATCACCGACGCACTGATGAAGCAGGCGCAAAATGGCTGCGTGCTGGCCTACAAGTTTGAAGGCCTGCGCTTTGATTGCGGTGGTGCGGAAGGCTATATCGACGCGACCAATTTTTGCTATGAGCAGCTGTACCTCAACGGTCTTTAA
- a CDS encoding YjbF family lipoprotein, whose product MRTLNVSVCLMAALLLCGCNPLMKATLANFKAVASGPDDLELTPAQVAEVRYPQLKLTTPSGVGVLAMVRARGDLQYWVASGKQVLMLRDGLAVRSVGLGFAGDLDGTRFDAVSPFRQGLHRLPDGYTSQRWIDLYHGYEVGVAVNSRFTRQAMETIRILDKEYAVLRVDEQIDAPAIGLRATNHFWVDPDSGFILQSEQQLTTQLRVKIVQLTAERGAVR is encoded by the coding sequence GTGAGAACGTTGAACGTTAGCGTCTGCTTGATGGCGGCCTTGCTGTTGTGTGGATGTAATCCCCTGATGAAGGCCACGCTGGCGAACTTCAAAGCCGTGGCCAGCGGACCCGACGACCTGGAACTGACCCCGGCCCAAGTGGCCGAGGTTCGATACCCCCAACTCAAGTTGACCACCCCGTCCGGCGTCGGGGTGTTGGCAATGGTGCGCGCCCGAGGCGACTTGCAGTACTGGGTCGCGTCCGGCAAGCAAGTGCTGATGCTGCGCGATGGACTGGCGGTTCGCAGTGTCGGTCTGGGCTTTGCTGGTGATCTGGACGGGACCCGTTTTGACGCGGTCTCGCCGTTCAGGCAAGGCCTTCATCGGCTGCCCGACGGTTACACCAGCCAGCGCTGGATCGATCTCTATCACGGCTACGAAGTGGGAGTAGCGGTGAACAGTCGCTTCACCCGCCAAGCCATGGAAACCATCAGGATTCTGGACAAGGAATACGCTGTGCTGCGTGTCGATGAGCAGATTGATGCGCCGGCGATCGGCCTGCGCGCGACTAATCATTTTTGGGTCGATCCCGACAGTGGTTTCATCCTGCAAAGTGAGCAGCAACTGACGACGCAATTGCGGGTGAAGATCGTGCAGTTGACCGCTGAACGCGGGGCGGTCCGTTGA
- a CDS encoding polysaccharide pyruvyl transferase family protein: MNVTILHGYSASNSGDGLLVDLAIALVLRNFGPDTLINVVASDPQSFSYLPYKRYDAPVMAAKGFGRVKEAVFLNQSYTALADLLSTCDLIVGVGGGYMRSKSAFEHIKLKLGHAKQLETAILSKVPSVYLPQSIGPFHGQSSKIVEHYASADAVFVRDNRSSAIFAAHENVYRAPDLAVQALAKKILLQPKFTRCAASPAVVCVVLRKPPQWSKDKKVGYVANLKLLLQRLRAKSKVVCAVQSAVRGNDDGAFYRELGITEDLLPLKATLAKYQPDLVISVRLHGAIESLLAGVPAFHISYERKGFGAYEDMGVEDWVINGADINVDTIIDTVYAPNALSRFGKRLTDTCKEIEAKTLQMDTIIKGIVR; the protein is encoded by the coding sequence ATGAACGTAACTATTTTGCATGGCTACAGTGCGTCCAACTCGGGCGATGGCCTTCTCGTGGATTTGGCAATCGCCTTGGTGCTGCGAAATTTCGGGCCTGACACTTTAATCAACGTAGTTGCGTCGGACCCCCAATCATTTAGTTATCTTCCCTATAAACGGTATGACGCACCTGTCATGGCGGCTAAAGGATTTGGCCGGGTCAAGGAAGCGGTGTTTCTCAACCAGTCTTACACCGCGCTGGCTGATCTGTTGAGCACCTGTGATTTGATTGTAGGGGTCGGCGGTGGGTACATGCGCTCCAAAAGCGCCTTTGAACATATCAAGCTGAAATTGGGGCATGCCAAGCAACTCGAAACGGCCATCTTGAGCAAGGTGCCGTCGGTTTACCTGCCGCAAAGTATCGGTCCGTTCCATGGCCAGAGCAGCAAGATCGTCGAGCACTACGCCAGTGCCGATGCAGTGTTTGTCCGGGACAACCGTTCTTCAGCCATTTTCGCGGCCCATGAAAACGTGTATCGCGCGCCGGATCTGGCGGTCCAGGCGTTGGCCAAGAAGATCCTGCTGCAACCCAAGTTCACCCGCTGTGCAGCTTCGCCGGCCGTAGTTTGCGTGGTGTTACGCAAACCGCCGCAATGGAGCAAAGACAAGAAAGTCGGCTACGTGGCCAATCTGAAACTTCTTCTGCAGCGATTGCGGGCCAAGAGCAAAGTGGTGTGCGCGGTACAAAGCGCCGTGCGCGGCAACGATGACGGAGCTTTTTATCGTGAACTCGGTATTACCGAGGACCTGCTGCCGTTGAAGGCGACGCTGGCCAAGTATCAGCCCGACCTGGTCATTTCCGTCAGACTGCACGGCGCCATCGAGTCGCTGCTGGCCGGCGTACCGGCGTTCCATATCAGTTATGAGCGCAAAGGCTTTGGCGCCTATGAAGACATGGGCGTGGAAGACTGGGTGATCAATGGTGCAGACATCAACGTCGACACCATCATCGACACTGTCTATGCGCCGAATGCTCTGAGCCGATTCGGTAAAAGACTCACGGACACCTGTAAGGAAATCGAAGCCAAAACGCTGCAGATGGACACTATCATCAAAGGGATTGTTCGATGA
- a CDS encoding SGNH/GDSL hydrolase family protein yields MAYVDDVRPVPAPVVEVRSSSERLAGLGKGKAGDVLDISVIGDSYSAGQDFYLNALTQRLAKDFGFAGPGYVGFNHGAALGGTNVKYTRSSEKYFSGDWDVSRLGQASPDSRTVTGRAGAWLEVDSSRTAVIDTSIAQARLLYLGDGKTNELRYRWSPSDPWQALTMAGSGVQEVQLSVPASADWALRLEVVKGAPTLFGLWLANNRGGVRVSKLAASGAASADFYKDDNQWQTQWKAVVSKIPADVYLIMLGGNDQGFGVKPQDYLENMKGLVRMIREIHPAASINVILRQDTTRSSAYPMSDYARVLEPWARSQNITYSSLQCAFGPDFKRYASDGPTPMIGPDKIHPIPGSGGRLIADHLYRLIVGGVEEQGCAGGLK; encoded by the coding sequence ATGGCCTATGTCGATGATGTGCGTCCCGTGCCGGCTCCGGTTGTCGAGGTGCGCAGTTCCAGCGAACGACTTGCCGGGCTGGGCAAGGGTAAAGCAGGGGATGTGCTGGACATCTCGGTGATTGGCGACAGCTACAGCGCCGGGCAGGACTTTTATCTGAACGCCCTGACTCAGCGTTTGGCCAAGGATTTCGGTTTCGCCGGGCCCGGTTATGTCGGGTTCAACCACGGCGCCGCGCTCGGCGGTACCAACGTCAAGTACACCCGCAGCAGCGAGAAGTACTTCAGTGGTGATTGGGACGTTTCCAGGCTAGGCCAAGCGAGCCCGGACAGCCGCACCGTGACCGGCCGTGCGGGGGCCTGGCTTGAGGTGGATTCCAGTCGAACGGCCGTGATCGATACCTCTATTGCCCAAGCCAGATTGCTCTATCTGGGCGACGGTAAAACCAATGAGTTGCGCTATCGGTGGTCACCTTCAGACCCTTGGCAGGCGTTGACGATGGCGGGCTCCGGGGTTCAGGAAGTGCAATTGAGCGTCCCCGCCAGCGCGGATTGGGCGTTAAGGCTCGAAGTGGTGAAGGGTGCGCCGACGTTGTTCGGGTTATGGCTGGCCAATAACCGTGGTGGCGTCAGGGTCTCCAAACTCGCCGCTTCCGGCGCCGCTTCCGCTGACTTTTATAAAGACGACAACCAGTGGCAAACCCAGTGGAAGGCCGTTGTTTCAAAGATACCGGCGGACGTGTACCTGATTATGTTGGGCGGTAACGATCAAGGTTTCGGCGTAAAGCCCCAGGACTATCTGGAGAATATGAAAGGACTGGTACGGATGATTCGCGAGATCCATCCGGCGGCGAGCATCAACGTGATTCTGCGTCAGGACACCACGCGATCCAGTGCCTATCCGATGTCGGATTATGCCCGTGTGCTGGAACCCTGGGCACGTTCGCAGAACATCACGTATTCAAGTTTGCAGTGTGCGTTCGGCCCTGACTTCAAACGCTATGCCAGCGACGGGCCGACCCCGATGATCGGCCCGGACAAGATACATCCCATCCCCGGTTCGGGCGGTCGGCTGATCGCCGATCATCTTTATCGACTGATCGTCGGTGGGGTCGAGGAGCAGGGGTGCGCTGGGGGTTTGAAATAA
- a CDS encoding MATE family efflux transporter → MIFRLLLRGGALGAKFLLVLAITHYLGYDALGFYGVVVAASLIASKFYSVGFSSEINRLISVGGSSRGVVDKVLILYLAVGLLLSVVTVTLYSLIGDVEASAALIACVTLLLLSEHLSFEINSFVFSAQKANWGALLFFIKTGLWALIAVGGLMTGVVSSIASVLWLWVVTNVLVILAGYFIVVNVHREREVSAVTTVSVWKAGLPFYLGGGLIALSQYAERFLILDIEPYASLGKYVYSWSAANTLQALSYAVVAVVGIPVLAKRYKNNPQALTVRQLFLNQWVLRSLVVSGAVAVAIYAFFNILLDYVDAAVPRPDNRILAVLIFSFALRAIGDIVWGGLIASKNSRVSLASAAICLVISLPVSYVLIKHYSIYGAAWGNVFSITVQLVVIALLTQFARTKGTV, encoded by the coding sequence ATGATATTCCGGCTGTTGCTGCGGGGCGGCGCACTCGGCGCCAAGTTTTTGCTGGTGTTGGCCATTACTCATTATCTGGGCTATGACGCATTGGGCTTTTACGGCGTCGTGGTGGCGGCCTCACTGATAGCCTCGAAGTTTTACAGCGTCGGATTCAGTTCCGAGATCAACCGGCTGATCAGTGTTGGCGGCAGTTCGCGAGGTGTCGTCGATAAGGTGCTGATCCTGTACCTGGCTGTGGGTTTGTTGTTGTCGGTGGTAACGGTCACGCTTTACTCATTGATCGGTGATGTCGAGGCGAGTGCTGCGTTGATCGCTTGCGTGACGCTGTTGTTGCTCAGTGAGCATCTGTCCTTTGAAATCAATTCGTTTGTCTTTTCCGCACAGAAAGCCAACTGGGGCGCGTTGCTGTTCTTCATAAAAACCGGGCTCTGGGCTCTCATTGCCGTGGGCGGACTCATGACGGGCGTCGTGTCTTCCATCGCCAGTGTTCTGTGGTTGTGGGTGGTCACCAACGTGCTGGTGATCCTGGCCGGCTACTTCATTGTGGTTAACGTTCACCGGGAGCGGGAGGTCAGTGCCGTCACCACGGTGTCCGTCTGGAAAGCCGGGCTGCCTTTTTATCTGGGCGGCGGCTTGATTGCGTTGAGCCAATACGCCGAGCGCTTTCTTATTCTGGACATCGAGCCCTACGCGAGCCTTGGCAAGTACGTGTATTCCTGGTCCGCCGCCAATACCCTGCAAGCGCTGTCCTACGCGGTTGTTGCTGTCGTCGGCATTCCCGTGCTCGCCAAGCGCTACAAGAATAATCCACAGGCCCTCACGGTTCGGCAGTTGTTCCTGAATCAATGGGTGCTGCGATCCTTGGTGGTTTCCGGCGCCGTGGCGGTGGCGATCTACGCCTTTTTCAACATCCTGCTGGATTATGTCGATGCAGCTGTTCCGCGGCCGGACAACAGGATTTTAGCGGTGCTGATTTTTTCGTTTGCGCTTCGTGCCATTGGCGACATCGTTTGGGGAGGCCTTATCGCTTCGAAGAACAGTCGAGTGTCATTGGCCAGTGCGGCGATCTGCCTGGTGATTTCGCTGCCCGTCAGCTACGTGCTGATCAAGCACTATTCAATCTATGGCGCGGCGTGGGGCAATGTCTTTTCGATTACGGTGCAACTGGTCGTTATTGCGTTGCTGACTCAGTTTGCCCGGACGAAGGGGACTGTGTAA
- the galE gene encoding UDP-glucose 4-epimerase GalE, protein MKILVTGGTGYIGSHTTLALLEAGFEVVVLDNLCNSSDAALHAVEAICGKSALMIHGDVCDRPLLDRIFQQHSIDAVLHFAGLKAVGESVRKPLEYYESNVCGSITLCQAMAAAGVFRLVFSSSATVYGAPEQMPIREDFPTGTPTNPYGQSKLIIENVLRDLCAAEPKWSIALLRYFNPIGAHASGHMGEDPSGIPNNLVPYISQVAVGSLQELSIFGDDYPTVDGTGVRDYIHVVDLADGHLKALQSISTRSGINVWNLGTGDGYSVLQVVRAFEQASGRSVPYRVMPRRSGDVAECWADSSKAQKELGWKATRSLQEMMTDTWRWQSNHPRGYLDQG, encoded by the coding sequence ATGAAGATTCTGGTAACGGGTGGAACCGGTTATATCGGTTCTCACACCACACTTGCGCTGCTTGAAGCGGGCTTCGAAGTGGTCGTGCTGGACAACCTGTGCAACAGCTCTGACGCCGCGCTGCACGCGGTAGAAGCCATCTGCGGGAAATCCGCGTTAATGATTCACGGGGACGTGTGCGACAGACCCTTGCTGGACCGGATTTTTCAGCAGCATTCCATTGATGCCGTTCTGCATTTTGCCGGCCTCAAGGCTGTCGGCGAGAGCGTGCGCAAGCCGCTTGAATATTACGAATCCAACGTCTGCGGGAGCATCACGCTGTGCCAGGCGATGGCCGCGGCCGGTGTGTTCCGGCTGGTGTTCAGTTCGTCGGCCACGGTGTACGGCGCGCCCGAGCAAATGCCGATTCGCGAGGATTTCCCCACGGGCACGCCGACCAATCCTTACGGGCAATCCAAGCTGATCATCGAAAACGTGTTGCGTGACCTGTGCGCGGCAGAGCCGAAATGGAGCATCGCGCTGTTGCGTTACTTCAACCCGATCGGCGCTCACGCCAGTGGGCATATGGGTGAAGATCCTAGCGGGATTCCCAATAACCTGGTGCCTTACATCAGCCAGGTCGCAGTCGGCAGTCTGCAGGAACTGTCGATATTCGGCGACGATTACCCCACGGTCGATGGCACCGGCGTGCGCGACTATATTCATGTGGTGGACTTGGCGGACGGGCATCTCAAGGCACTGCAATCGATCTCGACGCGCAGCGGAATCAATGTCTGGAACCTCGGCACCGGCGATGGTTACAGCGTGCTGCAGGTGGTACGGGCATTCGAGCAGGCCTCGGGGCGGTCGGTGCCTTATCGCGTGATGCCGCGCCGCTCGGGCGATGTCGCCGAGTGTTGGGCCGATTCCTCCAAGGCGCAGAAGGAACTGGGTTGGAAGGCCACGCGCAGTTTGCAGGAAATGATGACGGACACCTGGCGCTGGCAATCGAACCATCCCAGGGGATACCTCGATCAAGGCTGA